One window from the genome of Salvia miltiorrhiza cultivar Shanhuang (shh) chromosome 7, IMPLAD_Smil_shh, whole genome shotgun sequence encodes:
- the LOC130993725 gene encoding paired amphipathic helix protein Sin3-like 3 isoform X1 translates to MKRSRDDVFVTSQIKRPAVSPRVEQSGQVQLSTASSAQRLTMTDALSYLKNMKEMFQDRMDKYGDFLDVMKDFKAQRIDTSGVILRVKELFKGNRDLILGFNTFLPKGHEITLPLEDEPLLKKKPVEFDEAISFVTRIKTRFKGDDHVYRTFLDILNMCRKDNKSLTEVYKEVSLLFQGHPDLLVDFTHFLPDTSSAPSVHYAHSGRNHILLGDDRGSPMTLTRPTHVEKKPALCDGLVNHFDFEQFEKDKEKGEDGQKNEWEHDENLSHRRKSSLRDDCAINQFHRGMPEMESDFRDKVKDRLRDPDIDEKFSDCIRSFKSKIATAAQFRILVSSLLGTHKDVTEACEDFVTYVERNASGSLRNNKQVVISLNHERDGGDHDWEDREKRKDYDIRERDRRDRGLASNTKDVIGQKIPSYTSKEKFMSKPIQDLDLSNCESCTPSYKLLPENFPIPSASCRTEIGAKVLNDRWVSVTSGSEDYSFKHMRKNQYEESLSRCEDDRFELDMLLESVNSTANRVEELLDSMNAHTNKMESSVCIEDHLSAIHLRCIERLYGDHGLDVMDVLRKNAPVALPVILTRLKQKQEEWARCRDDFNKVWAEICSKNYHKSLDYRSFYFKQQDTKNLSAKALLADIKEMSEKNQNEDEMVLSIAAGFTQPTKPHMEFEYPDLDIQDDIYKLMKYSCEEVCTPEQRDKIMKIWTTFLEPLLYVPSCPPSAEDEKHVFKANNHTKQNLNQIGRENSSHAHEVAYCERAEMSKGGYEIQPENSFGSGARIARGNNGDISDDSPGSYNVASKSDILCNASPVAPGENNMNEENDSATLKEDGHANADCGVAVSPSQEIQDDAITKLISCSTEMELEEVKFQKHHEQNESRSKGEREEGELSPNRILEENAVAAYTNTKVEQTLPKSDPSAREMGGGEEMCVEEAGEETDTNADNEGEESARVSSKSENASENGDDSRSESANGEECSPEEPDVDDADHDESDKKDESEGEEADRMADVDDTEGVIPISDRLLQTIKPLTINIPSALKCKEKNSRIFYGNDSLYLLFRLHQMLYERMQTAKLHSSSPENKWRASNDVNSADSYARFKDALHSLLNGSSDNAKFEDECRALVGSQSYILSTLDKLIHKLVKQLQFIATEEIENKFLQLYSYEKSRSPESFSDAVYYKNARFLLMDDNLYRMEFLPGSMRLTIQLMKDELDKLDPAAVSMDPYFASYLHDELLAVPEINEKPGVFLKRNKKLYSSGDEYSDMCKATEGLVFHNGVEMKVNCNSLKVSYVLGTEDFLYRPRRRRKVLYDHERLPSRGQTLQVDA, encoded by the exons ATGAAGAGGTCTAGAGATGATGTGTTTGTAACTTCTCAAATTAAGCGGCCCGCCGTTTCACCTCGCGTCGAACA GTCTGGGCAAGTCCAATTATCAACTGCAAGCAGCGCCCAGAGGCTGACAATGACTGATGCCTTGTCATATCTCAAAAACATGAAGGAGATGTTCCAAGACAGAATGGATAAATATGGAGATTTTCTTGATGTCATGAAAGATTTTAAAGCTCAAAG AATTGATACATCCGGTGTCATATTGAGAGTGAAAGAGTTATTTAAAGGTAACCGGGACCTAATTTTGGGTTTCAATACGTTTTTGCCTAAGGGACATGAGATCACCCTCCCACTGGAGGATGAACCATTACTCAAAAAGAAGCCAGTAGAATTTGACGAAGCAATCAGTTTCGTTACCAGAATCAAG ACAAGATTCAAAGGTGACGATCATGTGTACAGAACCTTCCTTGACATTTTGAATATGTGCAGAAAGGACAATAAATCTTTGACAGAGGTTTATAAAGAG GTTTCACTTCTTTTTCAGGGCCATCCTGACCTACTTGTCGATTTTACTCATTTTTTACCTGATACTTCGAGTGCTCCCTCTGTTCACTATGCACATTCTGGTAGGAACCATATCCTACTTGGAGACGATAGAGGCTCTCCGATGACCTTAACAAGGCCCACTCATGTTGAAAAG AAGCCTGCACTTTGTGATGGGCTTGTCAATCACTTTGACTTTGAACAGTTTGAAAAGGATAAGGAGAAGGGAGAAGATGGACAAAAAAATGAGTGGGAACATGATGAGAACTTAAGTCACAGAAGAAAATCTTCTCTCCGAGATGATTGTGCCATTAACCAGTTTCATCGAG GGATGCCGGAAATGGAGTCAGATTTCCGTGATAAAGTGAAAGATCGACTACGTGATCCTGATATTGATGAGAAATTTTCAGACTGCATTCGCTCCTTTAAAAGCAAGATTGCCACCGCAGCTCAATTCCGAATACTG GTAAGTAGCTTGCTTGGAACACATAAAGATGTTACAGAGGCATGCGAAGATTTTGTAACTTACGTTGAGAGGAATG CTTCAGGAAGCTTGCGGAACAATAAGCAAGTTGTTATATCTTTAAATCACGAGAGAGATGGAGGTGATCACGACTGGGAAGAccgagagaaaagaaaagactATGACATCAGAGAAAGGGATAGACGCGATAGAGGTCTTGCCTCAAACACTAAAGATGTCATAGGACAGAAGATACCTTCTTATACAAGTAAAGAGAAGTTTATGTCAAAACCCATTCAAGATCTCGATCTATCTAATTGTGAGAGCTGCACTCCTAGTTATAAACTTCTTCCAGAAAAT TTCCCGATTCCATCAGCAAGCTGTagaacagagattggtgctaaAGTACTGAACGATCGTTGGGTATCCGTTACTTCAGGAAGTGAAGATTACTCATTCAAACACATGCGGAAAAATCAGTATGAAGAAAGCTTGTCCCGGTGTGAGGATGATAG GTTTGAACTTGACATGTTGTTGGAATCGGTAAATTCAACAGCCAATCGTGTTGAAGAACTCTTAGACAGTATGAATGCTCATACAAATAAAATGGAAAGTTCAGTTTGTATTGAAGATCACCTGTCAG CAATTCACCTCCGATGTATTGAACGTTTATATGGTGACCATGGGCTAGATGTAATGGATGTATTAAGGAAAAATGCACCTGTAGCACTGCCAGTTATTTTAACCCGGTTGAAGCAGAAACAAGAAGAATGGGCAAGGTGCCGTGATGATTTTAACAAAGTTTGGGCTGAAATTTGTTCTAAGAACTACCATAAATCACTTGATTATAGGAGCTTCTACTTCAAACAGCAGGATACAAAGAACTTGAGCGCCAAAG CATTGTTAGCTGATATCAAAGAGATGAGCGAAAAGAATCAGAATGAAGATGAGATGGTCCTCTCTATTGCTGCTGGGTTTACACAGCCCACTAAGCCTCATATGGAGTTTGAGTATCCTGATCTTGACATCCAAGATGATATATATAAGCTCATGAAATATTCATGCGAAGAAGTTTGTACACCTGAACAACGTGACAAAATCATGAAGATTTGGACAACCTTCCTGGAGCCTTTGCTTTATGTTCCTTCCTGTCCTCCTAGTGCTGAGGACGAAAAACATGTTTTTAAGGCTAACAATCACACAAAGCAAAACTTGAACCAAATTGGTCGGGAGAATAGTAGTCATGCTCATGAGGTTGCTTACTGTGAACGTGCAGAAATGTCGAAAGGTGGATATGAAATTCAACCAGAGAATTCCTTTGGCAGCGGAGCACGAATCGCACGTGGTAATAATGGGGATATTAGTGATGATTCTCCTGGTTCATATAATGTTGCCAGTAAGAGTGATATATTATGTAATGCATCTCCAGTTGCTCCGGGAGAAAATAACATGAATGAGGAAAATGATTCAGCCACATTGAAGG AAGATGGCCATGCAAATGCAGATTGTGGGGTAGCAGTGTCGCCTAGTCAAGAAATCCAG GATGATGCTATCACAAAACTGATTTCATGTTCAACTGAGATGGAGCTGGAAGAGGTTAAGTTTCAGAAACACCATGAACAAAATGAAAGTCGCAGTAAAGGTGAGCGAGAAGAGGGCGAATTATCTCCCAATAGAATTTTAGAGGAAAACGCTGTTGCTGCTTATACCAACACCAAAGTGGAGCAGACTCTCCCTAAAAGTGATCCAAGTGCTAGGGAAATGGGAGGAGGAGAAGAAATGTGTGTTGAGGAAGCTGGAGAAGAAACTGATACTAATGCTGATAATGAAGGCGAGGAAAGTGCTCGGGTCTCATCAAAAAGTGAAAATGCTTCTGAAAATGGCGATGATTCAAGAAGTGAGTCTGCAAATGGAGAAGAGTGCTCTCCTGAAGAACCTGATGTTGATGATGCAGACCATGATGAGAGTGATAAGAAAGATGAGAGTGAAGGTGAGGAGGCAGACCGCATGGCAGATGTCGATGACACTGAAGGAGTGATTCCCATTTCTGATCGTCTTTTACAGACAATTAAGCCACTCACAATCAATATCCCTAGTGCATTAAAATGCAAAGAGAAGAATTCTCGTAtcttttatggaaatgattcacTCTATTTGCTTTTCAGGCTTCATCAG ATGTTGTATGAAAGAATGCAGACTGCCAagttgcactcttcatctcctGAAAATAAATGGAGGGCTTCAAATGATGTAAATTCAGCGGATTCCTATGCTAG ATTTAAGGATGCACTACACAGTTTGCTGAATGGATCATCTGATAATGCGAAGTTTGAGGATGAGTGTCGAGCTCTAGTTGGTTCCCAGTCCTACATCCTTTCTACATTAGACAAGCTGATACATAAACTTGTCAAACAG CTACAATTCATTGCAACCGAGGAGATAGAAAATAAATTCCTCCAACTCTATTCATATGAAAAATCAAGAAGTCCCGAATCATTTTCTGATGCAGTGTACTATAAAAATGCCCGCTTTCTTCTTATGGATGATAACTTGTACCGAATGGAGTTC TTGCCTGGCTCAATGCGTTTGACTATACAGTTGATGAAAGATGAGCTCGATAAACTGGACCCAGCAGCCGTCTCCATGGACCCCTACTTTGCCTCTTACTTGCACGATGAACTCCTGGCAGTTCCTGAAATAAACGAAAAGCCCGGGGTATTCTTGAAGAG GAATAAAAAGTTATATTCAAGCGGAGATGAATATTCTGATATGTGCAAAGCCACGGAAGGACTTGTATTTCATAATGGGGTCGAGATGAAGGTGAACTGCAACTCGTTGAAG GTCTCGTATGTTCTAGGCACGGAAGATTTCTTGTATCGGccaaggaggaggaggaaggttCTGTATGACCATGAGCGGTTGCCAAGTCGAGGCCAGACGTTGCAAGTTGATGCTTAG